CCTTTGGCCAAACAGGCCGTCCAACTGTTAAACAACAAAGCCGGGATGGGATGGACAACCCCTGAGCATACGGGAACACGGGTGCCTGTATACGCTATCGGAGCCGGGGCATGGCGTTTTGATGGAAGTCCGTTAAACAACACGGATATTCCCCGGATAATAGCGGAATCTGCCGGTTGGGATTGAGCTGTGTGTTTGAATTTATTTAAAAGAATATCATGGTTGAGATACGATCTTTAGAAATATAAGTCGCAGTAAACCACCATATTTGAGCGCCTCTTTCACGACTTTATAATTCTGTTTTTCCATGTTGTCCTTTGAATATTTATTGTCCGGGTGAACCGTACACATGAAATACCGAAATCCTCGGGAGCATAAATCCTGTTCCGCTAATGCAGTCAGTTTCTGTTGCAAGCCTTGGCCCCGGTAGAGAGGATGTACGACAATTGTGTCCATGTGGGCAACGAGTGAAAGTTCCGGGTCGGACAACCCGATGTCGTATCCCAAATTCTCGTTCCCACGTCCCGGGTACGTCGCGATGAAAATGCCTGCTACTTGTCGGGTTATCGGGTCTGTTGCTTGCCAGACATCTCCTTTTCGTGTATTGAATAAATCCGTGATATATTTCTCTGCATCATACTGGGCAAACCATTCCTTCTGCTCCATGGTCTCCCAAACCTCCCGCATCATCCGACCGAGAGCGGGAATATCCTTTTTTGTGGCTTTCCTGAATACAAATTTCATGGTTTTATTCGTGACTGTTATTCGTAACGTGTCGATATACCGTTTTTGAAATATCTGCGATAATTCGGGCTGTTGCGGCCTCGCTTTCTTCTGAATCCTTTATAAAAACAGCGATCGTGTAGCTTTGGCCATCGGGTAAGTACACGAACCCGACATCGTTCATCCCGATGATTTGTCCTTTGTTATTCCGGTCACCGGTCCCGGTTTTATGACCGATGATTGCTTTGTTTCCTTGCAGAGGGCGGGCTAACCGATCTTTTCCCGTTTCGCAGGACATCATGGTCGTTTTGATAAATCCTTGGTATTCGTCATCGAATAGCCGCACGTTCAACAGTAATTCAATTATTCTTGCCGTTTCAAGTGGGGTACTCCAATTCTGGTAGCATTTGTTTTTATCTTGGTGCATCTCGTCTTCGGTGGCCTTGATCGCGAAATGTCTCATGCCCAAATTGGAGCGGATGTAGTGATCCGTAGCCTCCGTGCCTCCGGTTTGCTGGAAAAGAATATCACAGGCATTATTATCGCTTAAATGCAAGGTGTACTCTAGTAATTCTTTTATCGGGAGAGAAATTTCTCCATCCGGGTACAGGTCTCGGAGCGGGCTGTACGTGTCCGTTTTCAGATCAGCCTTACGAATATAAATAGGTGTATCGAAAGACAAGCCCTTCTTCTCGCAATAATCGGCAACTGCTAAAGCTTGATGCAACTTGAACACGCTCATCATCGGGTAACGTGCGTCATTATTAATCGTGATCGTGTCTTTACTATTAATGATTACGGCAATACCAATTTGTGCTTTTTTATTCGCGATGACTTTTCGTAATTGTTCCTCTAATTCCTTCTGCTCGGCCTTGATTACAACCGGTAACACGAGTAAAAAGAGAATAAAAAATAGTTTTCGGGGTGCTATATTAACGTGTGTCATGCGAGCCTGTTTTTGATTTATGATGTTGTTTTTTTGCCTTGTCCGGGGAAAATCCTTACCCACCTGTCAGCAAATTTACAAAATTAATCCGAATCCCTTGAAACCTGTCAATGTCTTTTCCCATGTTGACACGAGAACAGTTTATTTTATAATTGGGCCAGTTGTTTGTCGTCTTCAATAAAAAGTTTACTTTTGCATGGATAGAGGTCGTGTTAGTTATATGCGTATCATGATAGGAAATGATTTAAATAGTGATTCTTTTGAAAGTTTATTTAAATCCCATTTCGGGGATTTGGTCGGATTCGTATGTAGCTACGTGAACGACGAAGAGGTGGCCAAGGACATCGTGCATGATGTGTTCCTCGTGGTGTTGAAGAATCAAAAGAAATTGGATACTTCTTATTCTTTGAAGTCCTACCTGTTCACCTTATCCAAGAATTACGCTTTGAATTATTTGAAACATTTACGTGTCGTGGCTATGAACGAACGGGAAGTTGTCGAGGCGTTGCAGAATGCTGATGAGGAATTGGATGATTATGAACAACGTATGGCCCGCTTGAACGAAAAACTCGACGAATTGCCTGAAAAACAACGGGAAGTACTGATGAAATGTTTTGTTGAAGGTCAAACATACAAGGACGTGGCTGACGAGATGGGAATTAGTGTAAATTCGGTGAAGACTCATATCTCACGAGGATTGAAATTCCTGCGAAACGAGTTGAAGGAGGAAATGGTGATGTTATTCCTGCTGAAACGGGAACGAGTATAAATGTTTGAAAATTGGGATGTTAATTTAAAATAGTGAAAAAAATGATGAAGTTAATTGTATGTATCGTTCTGACATTGACCCTGTCAAACGTCTTTGGACAAGAGTCCAATAATGGAAAAAAATTGTGGGCAGATTCTTTTTTGAATAAGAAAGCCCCGGAATTTGTGGTGGAAGAGTGGATTTCCCAGCAGCCGAAATTGAAGGGAAAATTTATTTTGATTGACTTTTGGGCAACATGGTGTGGCCCGTGCCGGAAGGCGATACCCGAATTAAACGAGTTTGCTAAAAAATTCGGGAAAAAGTTGGTTGTTATCGGAATTTCCGATGAAACTGCCGATAAAGTAAAAGAGATGAAAGACCCGAATATCGAATATTACAGTGCGGTAGACACCAAGGGGGTAATGAAGAAAGCGCTTGGGGTAAAGGGGATTCCTCACGTGATTTTGATTGATCCGAAAGGCATTGTTCGTTGGGAAGGTTTTCCATTATTACAGGGGCATGAGTTAACGGCAGAGGTTATCGAGAAAATAATGAAGAAATATAAGTAGAGGTATTTTTTTATTTTTACAGGATAATTTGAAGACAGGACTTTTTTGAAGTCCTGTTTTTTTGTCGGGTATTCATAAGTGGGAATTTATAACGTTATCAAAAGGTATTAAGTTGTATAATAAAGATTATAGTTTTATATCTATCATATTTATAAAGTAATATTCATTTTATAACGATCTTAAATTTATATGTTATTATCTATTATAATTAGAGTTGAATAGGAAATGAATGGGAGTTGAATAGGAGTTGGTATAATATAATTACGAAAAAAGATCAATTAAAATTTATTTTTGTGATGGGATTACCCATACAAATCCGATTATTTTCCGTTAGATAAAAAAATATTCAATTTTTTGTCACCCATTTGAGGTGGCTTGTTGTGTTATTGTAAAAAATAGCAAAAATGGATTATAAGAATGACGATATAGAATTTGCCAATAGGTTACTTACTCGACGGGAAGAGTTGAATGACGAGGAAGTGACTGCATGGTTGAAAGAGAAAGATCATGTTGAGCTATTGGACGAGATCGCGGCGATCCGGCAGAAGTTGTCCGGACAAAGCTATGGAGAGAATGGTGAAGAAGAATTCCAGCATTTGGAGAAGAGTATTTATGATCAGAAGAGTCGCCGGATGACTTTGCGGTGGTCGATTGCCGCCTCGATTATATTGTTGGTCGGTTTATTCGTGGGGCGTACGATAAATGAGGTTCGGGATATGCATGAGGAACAAGTGTTAGTGAAGAACGTGATGCAACCCGGAACGTCAAAGGCTATTTTAATGATGGCTGACGGGAAAGAGGTGGTGTTGGAACAAGGGCAGAATTTGAATATTTTGTTGAATGAACGGGTTCGGGTGGCTACCAATAGTCGGGGTATCGTGTATGAAGAGCATGGAAAAGGGGTGGTGACAGAAGAGTATAATAAGTTGACAACGCCTATCGGGGGAGAGTATTCATTGGTATTATCGGATGGTACCAAGGTGTTTTTGAATGCGGATTCCGAATTAAAATATCCGGTAGAATTCAGTGACGGAAAACGAATCGTTGATTTGAAAGGTGAGGCCTATTTCGAGGTTCACAAAGATAGTTTGCGTCCTTTTGTCGTTCGGATGAACGGGTCGGAAGTGACTGTTCTGGGAACATCGTTTAACGTGAACACTTACGGGGATGACGGGCAGATCTACACGACGCTGGTGAACGGGTCGGTCCGGGTGTCTTCCGTGAAGAACGGGCAGGCAGAGGTGCTGAAACCGGGAATGCAGAGCGTGATGGACGTGCAATCGGGACAATTGACGGTGAGAGAGGTGGACGTGGAGCCTTACGTGGCATGGAGAGAAGGGCGGTTCGTGTTCCGGGCGATGACGCTGGATTTGATCATGCGCCAGTTGCAACGCTGGTATGATTTCGAGGTGTTCTACCAGAATCCGGAATTGAAAGACTACGAGTTCCGGGGCGTGATCAAAAGGGATATGGATCTGGATAAAGTGTTGTCCGTGATTAAAGTAACGACAAATGTTGATTTCGAGGTAAAAGGAAAAGTGATAACTATTATAAAACGTTAGGAAAGAAATACGGGGATTGCCGCTAACAACCCCCGTGTTCATTCTCCGAAGAGAATTCAAGTATTAATTCAATTACAAAGCTATGAAAAAAAAACGAAGTATGTGCATGAATTGCACATTCAGGGAACTTTTTAACCTATTGCGAGTGATGAAAATTGTGATTTTATTTATGCTGATAGGGCTGACCCACCTTTCAGCAGAGGTTCGCAGCCAGAATGCATCGGTTAGTCTGAAGCTGAAAGATGCTACGATTGAACAAGTGATTCTGGAGGTCGAAAAACAGTTAAAACAGGATTTCTTTTTTAGCAAGAAAGAGGTGGATGTGACAAGAAAGATTTCCGTGAATCTGAACCAAGCAACGCTGGACGAGTTGGTACAAGTGATTTTCGGAGAAAGTTTCGGCTACCGCTTGGTTGACAATTTGATCGTGATTACCCCGAAAGCGGTTGTTGCCAAGGAGGAAGAGAAAACGATTCTGATGAAAGGGCAGGTGGTGGATAAAGGAGGAGATCCTTTACCCGGAGTCACCGTTCTTGTTGAAGGTACAACGGTGGGATGCGCCACGGATATTGACGGGAAGTTTAGTCTTCCTTTGCCTAAAGAGCTAAAGGATGTGGTGGTTGTTTTCCGTTTTGTCGGGATGGTGACGCAAAAGGTGAAACTGGCAGATATTAAGGATAAAGAGATTCTGGCCGGTAAGAAGGATTTGAAGGTTGTGATGGAGGAACAAACTGAAAATCTGGAAGACGTGGTGGTGACGGGTATCTTTACTCGTAAGAAAGAAGGGTTCACGGGATCAGCAACACGGGTTTCTAGGGATGAGATTAAACGAATGACTTCCGGTAATGTCTTGAAGGCGTTAGAGATGTTAGATCCCGGTTTTAGGATGAATGCGAGTAATCTGGCCGGTTCGAATCCAAATGCAATACCGGATTTTCAAATGCGAGGGCAAGCTAGCATGGGTAATTACCAGAGTGATGACGTGGTTGTGTTGCGTGGAGATGTAAATACTCGTCCGAATCAACCGTTGTTCGTGTTGGATGGAGTGATTGGCGTGGATGCAACTACGATCATGGATCTTGACCCAGAACAAGTGGAATCAATTACATTGTTGAAGGATGCGGCTGCGACGGTTATTTATGGTTCAGAGGCTGCCAATGGAGTGGTAGTCGTGGAAACAAGAGCCCCGCTACCGGGAAAACTACGCTTCACGTATAATGGTAATTACGAACTGGAATGGCCGGATTTGAATGTTTATGATATGATGAATGCGAAAGAGAAGCTGGAAATAGAGGAGTTGGCGGGGTATTATGATCAAAAGGATAACTTGGGATTGATGAATTATTATAATAATCTTCGCCAGGAGGTGATGCGGGGTGTGAATACCTATTGGTTGGCAGAACCAGTGAAGACTGCTTTTTCTCATAGACATGGTTTGACTGTGGAAGGGGGAGACCATACGTTGCGTTATAAAATTTATCTGGGAGCCAAATGGGCACCCGGTATTATGAAAGAAACGGATTTAAATACTAAAACAGGAAAGATTGATTTGAATTATCGTAATAATAAAATTTTGATTAATAATCAATTGACTGTGGATTATTCAAATGGTACTAGGGTTTCTCCTTATGGAAGTTTTCAAGATTACACGAAAATAAATCCTTATTATCGTAAGACTGATGAACATGGAAATATTAAGCAAGTATTGGATGATCATAGTATTGGTGATAATTATGAATTTGTCGCTTATTATGGTACGCCAACTTTAAATCCTTTGTGGAATGCACAGTTTGATTCAAAGAATGAAAGCCGGAATTTTGAACTTCGGGAGGCTTTAAAATTGGAGTACTTGCCATTTGAGAATTTCCGTTTAAGTTTGGATTTTACGCTAACTCGGAAGGATGGAACGGTAGAGGTGTTTAACTCTGCCCAGCATAATGACTTCTTTCTTGAGGAAGACCCGGCTAAAAAAGGATTGTATGAATGGACTAAAACAGAGGGAACTCAATATAGATTAAGTTTGTCGGGAGCGTATACTAAAGGGTTGGGTGATCATTTGTTGACAGCTTATTTGCGATATAGTGTGAATGAAAATTCTACAAAATCGACTACATTGTCCATGAAGGGATTTCCGAATGATAAGTTGAGTGAAGTGTATATGGGAACGGAATACAAGAACACATCAGGAAGCGAGAGTGTTGCTCGATCTTTAGCTTTCGTGATGACCTTGAATTATGCTTATAAACAACGTTATGCTTTTGATTATAGTATGAGTGTCAATGCATCTTCAGAGTTTGGAAAAAATAACCGTTATGCCCCGTTCTGGTCTGCCGGAGTACGTTGGAATGCAGAAAAAGAACCTTTTATTAATAACTTAGGTATTTTTGATGAATTGGTGGTGAGGGGGACTTACGGTATTACGGGATCTCAGGGATTTACTCCTTATCAGTCTTTACAGATGTATACGTATTCTAATTTGATGAAAACTTACAAGAGTTCGGATGTGGTGGGGACGGAGATATACGGTTTGGGAAATCCGGATTTAAAATGGCAACAGACAGAAAATTATAATGCATCATTGGATTTTACCATGTTTAATAATATTCTGAGTGCAAGATTCGAGTACTACGAGAAATATACGAAAAATACGTTGTTGGATTACACGATGGCTCCGTCTGTCGGATTCCCGACAATGAAAGAGAATTTGGGAAGAATTTCTAATAAGGGATATGAGGTGACGTTACGTTTAATGCCATATAGTGATCCTGCAAGACAAGCTTATTGGAACGTGATTTTTACCGGTTCTCATAATAAATCACGGATAGAGGAAATTTCTAATGCCTTGAAAGTGATGAATGAAAAACAAATGGAAATTGCGGATGAGGTTGAAGACCCGTACGTTACCGGTTTAGAAGATAAACGTAAAAAACGTCCCTTACCCCGTTATGAGAACGGTTATTCTCAAACTACGATTTGGGCGGTTCGCTCGATGGGTATAGATCCACAATCCGGTAGGGAGGTATTTTTGACTAGAGATGGTCAACTGACAAATGAATATTCTGCAATTGACCAAGTCCCGGTTGGAGATACTGAACCTAAATTTCAGGGTTCTGTTTCAACGACATTTACCTATAAAGGGTTTAGTTTAACGCTTGCCGGTCAATATCATTGGGGGGGCCAGACTTTTAACCAGACGCTGATAGATAAGGTGGAAAATGCTAACTTACGAATGAATGCGGATCGGAGAGCTCTGTATAGTCGATGGAAAAATCCTGGGGATCAGGTGTTTTTTAAGGCAATAGATGGAGATATTGCTAAGATGGATACAAAGGAGAGTTCGCGTTTCGTGATGGATGATAATGAATTTTATTTTTCAACTATAAATTTATCCTATCGATTGGACGGGCAGAAATGTGATTGGCTTAAACGGGTAGGGATTAGTGCTGCGACAATTGGAGTGTATATGGAAGATATTTGTCGGTTCTCGTCGATTAAGATGGAACGAGGAATTGACTATCCTTTCTCTCGTCAAGTGTCCATGTCGTTGAATGTAACTTTTTAAATTGATAAACGATGAAAAAGTATATAGTTAGCATTTGTTTAGGAATGTTCTTGTTTGCCTCCTGTTCTAATTGGTTAGATGTAAAACCGAAGACGACGGTGGAAGAAGAAGAGGTTTTTAGCCGGGAATTAGGTTTTAAAGAAGCTTTAACCGGTGCGTATATAAAGATGGCGTCAACTGATTTGTATGCCAGAAATTTGAGTTATGGTTTCTTGGATATATTGGGACAACGTTACCAGATTAATGCAGTGGCAAATTATGAGAATCCCCTGTGGTATACATTTCCATCTACATACACGGAAAGTTACACGGAAGCGATTTGGTCGAAGATGTATAACGTGATCGCTAATTTGAATAATTTGTTGTACTACTGTGATAAAAACAGAGATGTGTTTACCACGGAACATTATTACGAAATTATTAAAGGGGAGGCTTTGGGTTTGAGAGCGTTTTTGCATTTTGATTTGTTACGGATGTTCGGACCGATATATAAAGACAACCCAACAGCAAAACGAATTGCTTATCGGACGGAGTTTAATCAGGAACCGAAGGAAATGCAACCTTCTAATGTAGTGGTGGATAGTGTTATTGCTGATTTGAAAAGAGCTGAAATCTTACTGACAAAAACAGATCCGTTGAATTTTGAATTTCCAAAAACAGAAGATGGGAATGGTGGAACGGGAAAAGATGGCTTTTTGGAGTATCGTCACAAGCGAATGAACTTGTATGCGGTGAAAGCGATGTTGGCGAGAGTCTACTTGTATGCAGGAAATAAGACGGAGGCGGTTAATTATGCGAATCAAGTTATTGACGGGAAGTATTTTGATCTGATCGGGGATGCTACAGATGTTTTACGTTCAAAAGAGATTGTGTTCTCTGTTTACGTGGACAAGTTTGATCAACAAGTGACGGATATAACCAATGGTACATCCTATTTGATCGTTAAGGAGAGTTTCTTGAATGAAATGTTTGATGTGGCTAATGATGGGACAAATGATTTGAGAATCAGAGAGGGTGTTGGATTTGATTACGGAACAAACGGAATCAAAATGCGGAAATATAAGCAAGAAAACTTATGGGCATCCACGGAAGGAACCGTTGTTTTAATACGTTTATCTGAAATGTATTACATTTTGGCGGAATGTGCGGCAACTCCGGGTGAAGCGGCTGAGTTCTTGAATAAAGTACGAAATATACGCGGGGTAGATCCGGTTGTTTGTACGGAAGCTAACAGATTGGATGAGATTGAAAAAGAGTACCGCAAGGAATTTTACGGGGAGGGGCAATTGTTTTTCTTCTACAAGCGTCATGCTTACACGACATTTTTGCATAGCCCCGTGAACCAAATGGCTGAAAGTAATTATATGTTCTCTTGGCCGGATAATGAAACTTTATTTGGTAAAACAAATTAAGACATCGTGAATGTTGTATTTACTGATAAAATGAGAGATTTATGAAAAATATGGCAATTATATTACAGGTTTTAATCACGTTACTTTTTCTTCAGAGTTGTGAGGAATACGAGATGGTGCAATATGGAGAGGGAAACGAGATTAATTTTATGGCTGATTATTATTTAGGTAAAGAGAAGAAACCGTATTGGGTGGATGAAACAGAATATTTGCATTATGAGACAAATTTCGGGATTAATCCTCGTGGAGATTCTTTGTTATTGGATACTCTTCTGGTAGGGGTTAAAATAAGTGGAGTTCCTGCAGATCATCCTCGAAAGGTTGCGTTCACCACGAAAAAACTGGGTGATAATACATTGGAGATTGTATGCCCGGAGGAGTATTATGTTCCGGCAGACACGGGTGTTGCCGTGTTTAAAGTTTTGATAAAACGTCCGGAAAAACGAAATACAGAATATTCTGCATACCTGACTTTTGATTACGAGAAATCGGATTTTAAAGCGGGTACTGTTGAAAGACAAACTTTTGAATTGAGGGTAGAAAATTCTGTCAATTTGGAATTGTGGGGATCTTCTCAAGAAGAATGGGATGGATATTACGCGATGTTTTTTGGAGATTATAGCGAGACGAAAGCTCGTTATTTAATCACGAAATACGGGGGAACGGTATTGAATGAATGGACGATGACGAATCAATTTTATGATGTTCTTTACTCGAATGGCTTCTACCTGGATTTTGAAGAGTATAAAGCAGATCCTGATAATGCACCCTTGATAGATGAAAATACGGGTGAATGGATTGAGATTCCTGATATTTCAGAATTACTTTAAAAATAAGAAATTATGAGAAGATTAATTTATATACTGGCTTTGTTACTGTTTGTTTCTTGTTATGATGATAAGGGAAATTATGATTATGAAGATATTAATACGGTAGCAGTTGAATTGGATGAGTTGTATTCCGTGCGTTTGGACAAGGATACCACGCTTACCATTGTACCCCGGCTGTCACAGCTCTTGCAAAAGGACGATGAAAATTTGAGTTATGTTTGGTTATATTCTACTATCAATCATAATTTCTATGGTTTGGCAAGTCGTGAAGGTTTTGACACGGTGAGTATAGAACCTAGTTTACGTTTTCATATAGACCCGGAAGAGAAAAATTTGAAATACGAGCATTTTTTTCGTTTGAATGTGTTTGACAAGGTAACGGGAATTGAATATCCGGTAAATACGACGATCAAGTTGATTAAACCTTATGATGGAACTTGGATGGTTTTACATAGTAAAAACGGACAGACGGAATTGGGGTCGATTGAATATATCGGTGCTGATATCGTGGTGAATGAAGATGCCTATTATAAAGAATCAGGCAAGCGATTGACAGGTAAACCACTTTGTTTGGGACAATATACAACGTCGGTTAAATATTATGGAACTGGGAGTAGCTGGAACATGTTTTATGTGCTTACTGATGTCGCCAAAGAGGCCGGAGTTTATTGTCAATGGAAAAAATTCGAGAAAAAGGATAGTTTGTCTCGAATGGTTGCCCCGATGGCTCAAGCGGGTTTTGATTTCCGACATGTGGAGATGATGGATGG
The window above is part of the Butyricimonas paravirosa genome. Proteins encoded here:
- a CDS encoding RNA polymerase sigma-70 factor, which translates into the protein MDRGRVSYMRIMIGNDLNSDSFESLFKSHFGDLVGFVCSYVNDEEVAKDIVHDVFLVVLKNQKKLDTSYSLKSYLFTLSKNYALNYLKHLRVVAMNEREVVEALQNADEELDDYEQRMARLNEKLDELPEKQREVLMKCFVEGQTYKDVADEMGISVNSVKTHISRGLKFLRNELKEEMVMLFLLKRERV
- a CDS encoding DUF4843 domain-containing protein — its product is MKNMAIILQVLITLLFLQSCEEYEMVQYGEGNEINFMADYYLGKEKKPYWVDETEYLHYETNFGINPRGDSLLLDTLLVGVKISGVPADHPRKVAFTTKKLGDNTLEIVCPEEYYVPADTGVAVFKVLIKRPEKRNTEYSAYLTFDYEKSDFKAGTVERQTFELRVENSVNLELWGSSQEEWDGYYAMFFGDYSETKARYLITKYGGTVLNEWTMTNQFYDVLYSNGFYLDFEEYKADPDNAPLIDENTGEWIEIPDISELL
- a CDS encoding GNAT family N-acetyltransferase, which encodes MKFVFRKATKKDIPALGRMMREVWETMEQKEWFAQYDAEKYITDLFNTRKGDVWQATDPITRQVAGIFIATYPGRGNENLGYDIGLSDPELSLVAHMDTIVVHPLYRGQGLQQKLTALAEQDLCSRGFRYFMCTVHPDNKYSKDNMEKQNYKVVKEALKYGGLLRLIFLKIVSQP
- a CDS encoding TlpA family protein disulfide reductase, coding for MMKLIVCIVLTLTLSNVFGQESNNGKKLWADSFLNKKAPEFVVEEWISQQPKLKGKFILIDFWATWCGPCRKAIPELNEFAKKFGKKLVVIGISDETADKVKEMKDPNIEYYSAVDTKGVMKKALGVKGIPHVILIDPKGIVRWEGFPLLQGHELTAEVIEKIMKKYK
- a CDS encoding SusC/RagA family TonB-linked outer membrane protein, which codes for MKKKRSMCMNCTFRELFNLLRVMKIVILFMLIGLTHLSAEVRSQNASVSLKLKDATIEQVILEVEKQLKQDFFFSKKEVDVTRKISVNLNQATLDELVQVIFGESFGYRLVDNLIVITPKAVVAKEEEKTILMKGQVVDKGGDPLPGVTVLVEGTTVGCATDIDGKFSLPLPKELKDVVVVFRFVGMVTQKVKLADIKDKEILAGKKDLKVVMEEQTENLEDVVVTGIFTRKKEGFTGSATRVSRDEIKRMTSGNVLKALEMLDPGFRMNASNLAGSNPNAIPDFQMRGQASMGNYQSDDVVVLRGDVNTRPNQPLFVLDGVIGVDATTIMDLDPEQVESITLLKDAAATVIYGSEAANGVVVVETRAPLPGKLRFTYNGNYELEWPDLNVYDMMNAKEKLEIEELAGYYDQKDNLGLMNYYNNLRQEVMRGVNTYWLAEPVKTAFSHRHGLTVEGGDHTLRYKIYLGAKWAPGIMKETDLNTKTGKIDLNYRNNKILINNQLTVDYSNGTRVSPYGSFQDYTKINPYYRKTDEHGNIKQVLDDHSIGDNYEFVAYYGTPTLNPLWNAQFDSKNESRNFELREALKLEYLPFENFRLSLDFTLTRKDGTVEVFNSAQHNDFFLEEDPAKKGLYEWTKTEGTQYRLSLSGAYTKGLGDHLLTAYLRYSVNENSTKSTTLSMKGFPNDKLSEVYMGTEYKNTSGSESVARSLAFVMTLNYAYKQRYAFDYSMSVNASSEFGKNNRYAPFWSAGVRWNAEKEPFINNLGIFDELVVRGTYGITGSQGFTPYQSLQMYTYSNLMKTYKSSDVVGTEIYGLGNPDLKWQQTENYNASLDFTMFNNILSARFEYYEKYTKNTLLDYTMAPSVGFPTMKENLGRISNKGYEVTLRLMPYSDPARQAYWNVIFTGSHNKSRIEEISNALKVMNEKQMEIADEVEDPYVTGLEDKRKKRPLPRYENGYSQTTIWAVRSMGIDPQSGREVFLTRDGQLTNEYSAIDQVPVGDTEPKFQGSVSTTFTYKGFSLTLAGQYHWGGQTFNQTLIDKVENANLRMNADRRALYSRWKNPGDQVFFKAIDGDIAKMDTKESSRFVMDDNEFYFSTINLSYRLDGQKCDWLKRVGISAATIGVYMEDICRFSSIKMERGIDYPFSRQVSMSLNVTF
- a CDS encoding FecR family protein; translated protein: MDYKNDDIEFANRLLTRREELNDEEVTAWLKEKDHVELLDEIAAIRQKLSGQSYGENGEEEFQHLEKSIYDQKSRRMTLRWSIAASIILLVGLFVGRTINEVRDMHEEQVLVKNVMQPGTSKAILMMADGKEVVLEQGQNLNILLNERVRVATNSRGIVYEEHGKGVVTEEYNKLTTPIGGEYSLVLSDGTKVFLNADSELKYPVEFSDGKRIVDLKGEAYFEVHKDSLRPFVVRMNGSEVTVLGTSFNVNTYGDDGQIYTTLVNGSVRVSSVKNGQAEVLKPGMQSVMDVQSGQLTVREVDVEPYVAWREGRFVFRAMTLDLIMRQLQRWYDFEVFYQNPELKDYEFRGVIKRDMDLDKVLSVIKVTTNVDFEVKGKVITIIKR
- a CDS encoding RagB/SusD family nutrient uptake outer membrane protein, with amino-acid sequence MKKYIVSICLGMFLFASCSNWLDVKPKTTVEEEEVFSRELGFKEALTGAYIKMASTDLYARNLSYGFLDILGQRYQINAVANYENPLWYTFPSTYTESYTEAIWSKMYNVIANLNNLLYYCDKNRDVFTTEHYYEIIKGEALGLRAFLHFDLLRMFGPIYKDNPTAKRIAYRTEFNQEPKEMQPSNVVVDSVIADLKRAEILLTKTDPLNFEFPKTEDGNGGTGKDGFLEYRHKRMNLYAVKAMLARVYLYAGNKTEAVNYANQVIDGKYFDLIGDATDVLRSKEIVFSVYVDKFDQQVTDITNGTSYLIVKESFLNEMFDVANDGTNDLRIREGVGFDYGTNGIKMRKYKQENLWASTEGTVVLIRLSEMYYILAECAATPGEAAEFLNKVRNIRGVDPVVCTEANRLDEIEKEYRKEFYGEGQLFFFYKRHAYTTFLHSPVNQMAESNYMFSWPDNETLFGKTN
- the bla gene encoding class A beta-lactamase, subclass A2 → MTHVNIAPRKLFFILFLLVLPVVIKAEQKELEEQLRKVIANKKAQIGIAVIINSKDTITINNDARYPMMSVFKLHQALAVADYCEKKGLSFDTPIYIRKADLKTDTYSPLRDLYPDGEISLPIKELLEYTLHLSDNNACDILFQQTGGTEATDHYIRSNLGMRHFAIKATEDEMHQDKNKCYQNWSTPLETARIIELLLNVRLFDDEYQGFIKTTMMSCETGKDRLARPLQGNKAIIGHKTGTGDRNNKGQIIGMNDVGFVYLPDGQSYTIAVFIKDSEESEAATARIIADISKTVYRHVTNNSHE